The Argentina anserina chromosome 3, drPotAnse1.1, whole genome shotgun sequence genome includes a region encoding these proteins:
- the LOC126788964 gene encoding heat shock 70 kDa protein 16: protein MSVVGIDIGNENCVIAVVKQRGIDVLLNEESKRETPAVVCFGEKQRFLGSAASASAMMHPKSTVSQVKRLIGRRFSEPDVQKDLRMLPFQTSEGTDGGILIHLSYLGGTHTFTPVQIAAMLFAHLREIIEKNLEMPISDCVINIPSYFTDLQRRAYLDAATVAGLKPLRLMHDCTATALSYGIYKTDFSNSGPTYVAFVDIGHCDTQVSIVSFESGHMTMRSHTFDRSLGGRDFDEVLFSHFATQFKEQYKIDVYSNVKACVRLMAACEKLKKVLSANAEAPLNIECLMDEKDVKGFMKREEFEMLASSLLERIRVPCSKALADAGLTADMIHSVELVGSGSRIPAIARALISLFRQEPRRTLNASECVARGCALQCAMLSPVFRVREYEVQDSIPFAIGFLSDEGQVGTGSNGVMFPKGQPIPSAKVLTLQRSSLFHLEASYADPSDLPAGASLKICCFTIGPFQGYHSERTRVKVKIQLDLHGIVSVVSAKVVEEHGDDSKMDPMDTDCVTASVSPEARADGFQENMQSKSHATGGGRHDKATSRLEIPISENIYGGMTKAQLSEAEGKELKLAQQDRAMEQTKDKKNALESYVYEMRNKLFNTYRSFASDQEREGISRRLQKTEDWLYDDGDDETENAYTSKLEDLKKLVDPIESRYKDEEARAQATQDLLKCIGDYCTAVESLSPMDRESILNECFKVEQWLKEKNQHQKSMPKNIDPIVWSSDIKSRTEELNLKFKHIFRSRASHREEYKGSNQHGTSRHK from the exons ATGAGTGTGGTGGGGATTGATATCGGAAATGAGAACTGTGTGATTGCGGTGGTGAAGCAACGAGGGATTGATGTGTTGTTGAATGAGGAATCTAAGCGAGAAACTCCGGCAGTGGTGTGTTTCGGCGAGAAGCAGAGGTTTCTAGGCTCTGCTGCCTCTGCCTCTGCAATGATGCACCCGAAATCGACAGTGTCTCAGGTGAAGAGGCTTATTGGGAGGAGGTTCAGTGAGCCAGATGTTCAGAAGGACCTGAGGATGCTGCCGTTTCAGACTTCGGAAGGCACAGATGGCGGCATTTTGATCCATTTGAGTTACTTAGGGGGTACGCATACGTTTACGCCGGTTCAGATTGCGGCAATGCTGTTTGCGCATTTGAGGGAGATCATAGAGAAGAATCTGGAAATGCCGATTTCGGACTGCGTGATTAATATTCCTTCTTACTTTACGGACTTGCAGCGGCGCGCGTATTTGGACGCCGCGACAGTGGCTGGATTGAAGCCGTTGAGATTGATGCATGACTGTACTGCGACTGCACTTAGTTATGGGATTTACAAGACTGATTTTTCAAATTCTGGTCCTACATATGTGGCGTTTGTTGACATTGGCCATTGTGATACCCAGGTCTCTATTGTGTCCTTTGAGTCTGGGCATATGACGATGCGGTCTCATACTTTTGATAGGAGCTTGGGAGGGAGAGATTTTGATGAGGTCTTGTTTAGTCATTTTGCCACACAGTTCAAAGAGCAGTATAAAATTGATGTCTACTCTAATGTCAAGGCATGCGTGAGGCTCATGGCAGCATGTGAGAAGTTGAAAAAGGTTTTGAGTGCAAATGCGGAGGCGCCTCTTAATATTGAGTGTTTAATGGATGAGAAAGATGTTAAGGGTTTTATGAAGAGGGAGGAATTTGAAATGCTGGCTTCAAGTTTGTTGGAGAGGATTCGTGTTCCTTGTAGTAAAGCTTTAGCTGATGCAGGTTTAACCGCAGACATGATTCACTCTGTAGAGCTTGTTGGGTCAGGGTCCAGGATCCCAGCTATTGCTAGAGCATTAATTTCTCTATTCAGGCAAGAACCGCGTCGGACACTGAATGCTAGTGAATGTGTAGCACGTGGATGTGCTCTTCAATGTGCAATGCTAAGCCCTGTTTTCCGAGTCAGAGAATATGAG GTTCAAGATTCTATTCCTTTTGCTATAGGATTCCTATCAGATGAAGGTCAAGTTGGCACTGGCTCAAATGGCGTCATGTTTCCGAAAGGCCAACCCATTCCAAGTGCTAAAGTATTAACACTCCAACGAAGCAGTTTATTCCACTTGGAAGCATCATATGCTGATCCCAGTGACCTGCCAGCTGGCGCCTCTCTAAAAATTTGTTGTTTTACG ATTGGTCCTTTCCAAGGCTACCATAGTGAAAGGACAAGGGTTAAAGTTAAAATTCAATTAGACCTCCATGGTATTGTCTCTGTTGTATCAGCTAAG GTGGTGGAAGAACATGGAGATGATTCTAAAATGGATCCGATGGACACTGATTGTGTAACTGCTTCTGTTTCACCTGAGGCACGTGCAGACGGGTTTCAAGAGAATATGCAGTCTAAATCACATGCTACG GGCGGGGGGAGACATGATAAAGCCACCAGCAGGCTAGAGATTCCCATtagtgaaaatatatatggtgGAATGACTAAGGCTCAACTTTCAGAAGCTGAAGGAAAGGAACTCAAGTTGGCTCAACAGGACAGAGCTATGGAACAAACCAAAGATAAAAAGAATGCCTTGGAGTCTTATGTCTATGAGATGCGGAATAAG CTCTTCAACACATATCGAAGCTTTGCAAGTGACCAAGAGAGGGAGGGCATATCCAGGAGACTACAGAAAACAGAGGACTGGCTTTATGATGATGGAGATGATGAAACTGAGAATGCCTATACTTCAAAGCTGGAAGATCTTAAAAAG cTGGTAGATCCAATTGAAAGCCGCTACAAAGATGAGGAAGCACGAGCACAAGCTACTCAAGATCTATTAAAGTGCATTGGAGATTATTGCACGGCTGTGGAATCACTTTCACCCATGGATAGAGAATCA ATTCTGAACGAGTGCTTTAAGGTGGAGCAGTggctaaaagaaaaaaaccaaCATCAAAAATCCATGCCAAAGAACATAGACCCAATAGTATGGTCGAGTGATATTAAGAGCCGGACTGAGGAGTTGAACTT GAAATTTAAACACATATTTAGATCAAGAGCTTCTCATCGAGAGGAATACAAGGGTTCAAACCAGCATGGTACTTCTAGACACAAATGA
- the LOC126788968 gene encoding putative calcium-transporting ATPase 7, plasma membrane-type, with protein MESSFDAKAKNSSEEARGRWRMLSSVVKNPKRRFRFTASLQARSEAVCMRRSNQEKLRVAQLISKAALQFIQGVTVVREVVYRRGPGCKRK; from the exons ATGGAGAGCTCATTCGACGCCAAGGCAAAGAACTCGTCGGAGGAAGCGCGAGGGAGGTGGAGGATGCTGTCTTCCGTAGTGAAAAATCCCAAACGGAGGTTTAGATTCACCGCAAGTCTCCAAGCGAGGTCGGAGGCTGTTTGCATGCGACGCAGTAACCAG GAGAAGCTCAGAGTCGCACAGTTGATTTCCAAAGCTGCATTGCAGTTTATCCAGG GCGTTACCGTTGTACGTGAAGTTGTTTATCGGAGAGGCCCCGGATGCAAACGTAAATAG
- the LOC126788962 gene encoding disease resistance protein RUN1-like isoform X1, with protein MAVVRRESCECRYDVFLSFRGEDTRKTFTDHLHTALVNAGLSTFRDEDELERGEHIRVDLHKAIQQSRTSVIVFSKDYASSRWCLDELIMILERRNKTCGGRDHRHVVLPVFYDVDPSDLRKQTGSLAKAFSRHQKMEASSKVDRWREALREVADLSGMVLQNQADRHEAKFIKKIVKVVADKLSRTPLSVSPNLVGILSRFERIDIWLQDESIDVGILVIYGIGGIGKTTIAKLVYNLNFEKFDGSSFLENIRQFSEQPNGLVWMQTKLLLDIGKKAQIHSVSEGISKIEKVLRSKRVLLVIDDVDDLEQLEALLMMHDKFCRGSRIIITTRHARLLHVDRAIEVYKLETLDFNDALKLFSWHAFGRHHPKEGYMELSERLVHHSGGLPLALKVFGSSLSRQSIDVWESALQKLEVIPNGEIMKKLKISYDSLQDRHDKDLFLHIACFFVGKDRDYIVGILDGCEFYTVVGIQNLIDRCLVTIDGDNKVQMHQMIRDMGRGIVLLESNEPGERSRLCHPTHSFKVLAERNGTKKVEGLVLDMHKHPAFTLSRDSDEVVLLETKGFVGMHNLKMLQLSHVKLTGSYEELPPGLRWLCWSKCTLASIPSGFSLDNLVVLEMHYSGLRKVGRGSKVHAYLPSLKVLDLSCSGRLTEITDFAAFPILERLILKDCASLVGVHQSIEKLERLVYLNLEGCKTIQKLPENISMLNSLETLIISGCSNLHEFPVKLRMLKSLKVLQTNDIPISLLVTTEARSCPKATINMFWASLPSTLVDLSLVDCNLSDNVFPRALANLSSLKSLNLSRNPMHSLPSCIRDLTRLDQLSFSNCKKLKSLIGLPRVGELMVNNCTSLEKISSQSLSDLPQSLGFCGNEGLVEIEPWYKLEPLEKVDEEMINLLALTDLDPKEEITLHTIDEQKVDSGTMYPLQGLYEFGIFHTFLPGDQVPGYYSHKSNGTSISFTIPLHPDRRIRGLNVFSVYENSDDVSQLIYTGVNLPNPIITKVINKSKGLKWIFGPTFYGIPDNGKDMIWLSHWKLENQLEGNNKVTVSVFMEPWLQVKQCGVELVYEQERKSSYDSSDPYSYVIGTGFSEEQEVMPGTYFLCPRPASMENLELCRSIWFTKLIRDSEETDKEGEQEDHHNKCCSRSCKILIMALFVLFFLVTFILSQSSHGEL; from the exons ATGGCTGTAGTTAGACGTGAAAGCTGTGAATGCAGATACGATGTGTTCTTGAGTTTCCGAGGCGAAGACACTCGGAAGACCTTTACCGATCATCTCCACACGGCGTTGGTCAACGCCGGACTCAGCACCTTCAGAGATGAAGATGAGCTTGAGAGAGGTGAACATATTAGGGTGGACCTGCACAAAGCCATTCAGCAATCAAGAACTTCTGTAATTGTGTTCTCAAAAGACTACGCGTCGTCCAGATGGTGCCTTGACGAGCTTATCATGATCCTTGAACGCAGGAACAAGACCTGCGGCGGCCGAGACCACCGCCATGTCGTTTTGCCCGTGTTCTATGATGTTGATCCCTCCGATCTGAGGAAGCAGACGGGAAGTCTTGCAAAAGCATTTTCCAGGCACCAGAAGATGGAAGCGTCAAGCAAGGTCGACCGATGGAGAGAAGCACTGCGAGAGGTTGCAGATCTATCCGGAATGGTGTTACAGAATCAAGCTGATAG GCACGAGGCAAAGTTCATCAAAAAAATTGTTAAAGTTGTTGCTGACAAGTTAAGCCGGACGCCCTTAAGTGTTTCTCCTAATCTGGTTGGGATTCTTTCTCGATTCGAAAGAATTGACATATGGTTACAAGATGAATCAATTGATGTTGGCATACTTGTAATTTACGGAATTGGTGGGATAGGGAAGACAACCATTGCAAAATTAGtttacaatttaaattttgaGAAGTTTGATGGGAGCAGTTTTCTTGAGAATATCAGGCAATTCTCGGAGCAACCTAATGGCTTAGTTTGGATGCAAACAAAACTTCTTCTTGATATTGGGAAGAAGGCGCAAATACACAGTGTTAGTGAGGGCATTTCAAAGATTGAAAAAGTCTTGCGCTCTAAAAGAGTTCTTCttgttattgatgatgtggatGATCTGGAGCAACTAGAAGCACTGCTTATGATGCATGATAAGTTTTGTCGCGGAAGTAGAATCATCATAACAACTAGGCATGCAAGGTTGTTGCATGTTGATCGAGCTATTGAGGTCTATAAGCTTGAAACTTTGGATTTCAACGACGCATTGAAGCTGTTCAGTTGGCATGCTTTCGGACGACACCATCCTAAAGAAGGTTACATGGAACTTTCAGAAAGGCTAGTACACCACAGCGGAGGTCTTCCATTAGCTCTTAAAGTTTTTGGTTCTTCTCTATCAAGGCAGAGCATAGACGTATGGGAAAGTGCATTACAGAAACTGGAAGTAATTCCAAATGGTGAAATCATgaagaaactcaaaataagTTATGACTCTTTACAAGACAGACATGACAAAGATTTGTTCCTCCATATTGCTTGTTTCTTTGTTGGTAAGGACAGAGATTACATTGTTGGAATACTAGATGGATGCGAATTCTACACAGTGGTGGGCATTCAGAATCTTATTGATAGGTGTTTGGTAACCATTGATGGAGATAACAAGGTGCAGATGCATCAAATGATTCGTGACATGGGAAGAGGAATTGTTCTTCTAGAGTCAAATGAACCCGGAGAACGTAGCAGATTATGTCATCCTACACATTCTTTCAAAGTATTGGCAGAAAGAAAT GGAACAAAAAAGGTTGAAGGTCTTGTCTTGGATATGCATAAGCACCCTGCATTCACTCTTTCACGAGATTCAGATGAGGTAGTACTCTTGGAAACCAAAGGATTTGTAGGGATGCACAATCTAAAAATGCTCCAGCTTAGTCATGTAAAACTCACTGGAAGCTACGAGGAACTCCCACCGGGGCTAAGATGGTTGTGTTGGTCTAAATGCACTTTGGCCTCTATACCGAGTGGCTTTTCTTTGGATAACTTGGTTGTTCTTGAAATGCACTATAGCGGTTTGAGAAAAGTCGGGAGGGGAAGCAAGGTACATGCG TATCTTCCATCATTGAAGGTCCTTGATCTCAGCTGTTCCGGTCGACTTACTGAAATAACTGACTTCGCGGCATTCCCTATTCTGGAGAGACTGATTCTTAAAGATTGTGCCAGCTTAGTTGGTGTTCATCAATCCATTGAAAAGCTAGAGAGACTAGTTTACTTGAATCTAGAGGGTTGCAAAACTATTCAGAAGCTTCCGGAAAACATTTCTATGCTGAACTCCCTGGAAACACTGATTATCTCTGGGTGCTCAAATCTTCATGAGTTTCCGGTAAAGCTAAGGATGCTTAAATCTCTAAAAGTGCTCCAAACAAATGATATTCCAATAAGTTTATTGGTCACTACTGAGGCCAGATCATGCCCAAAAGCAACCATAAATATGTTTTGGGCTTCTTTACCCTCTACATTAGTAGATTTAAGTCTTGTAGATTGCAATCTTTCTGATAATGTTTTTCCTAGGGCTTTGGCTAACCTATCCTCCCTGAAAAGCTTAAACCTAAGCCGAAATCCAATGCATAGCCTGCCGAGTTGCATCAGAGATCTCACCAGGCTCGATCAACTCTCTTTCTCCAACTGTAAGAAGCTCAAATCACTCATAGGGCTACCAAGAGTAGGAGAACTGATGGTGAACAACTGCACATCATTGGAAAAAATTTCATCTCAGTCATTGTCAGACCTGCCTCAGTCACTAGGTTTTTGTGGAAATGAAGGCCTAGTTGAGATTGAGCCTTGGTATAAGTTAGAACCCCTTGAAAAAGTTGACGAGGAGATGATCAACCTTTTAGCCTTAACTGACTTGGATCCCAAGGAAGAGATAACGTTGCACACCATAGATGAGCAGAAAGTTGATTCTGGAACAATGTATCCCCTccag GGACTCTATGAATTTGGGATATTCCACACCTTTCTTCCTGGAGACCAGGTTCCAGGATACTACAGCCATAAAAGTAATGGGACGTCAATATCTTTTACTATACCATTACATCCTGATCGAAGGATCCGAGGATTGAATGTCTTCTCTGTCTATGAAAATTCAGATGATGTTTCTCAACTCATCTATACGGGTGTTAACTTACCTAATCCAATCATAACTAAAGTCATTAATAAGAGCAAGGGTCTGAAGTGGATCTTTGGCCCAACATTCTACGGTATTCCAGATAATGGAAAAGATATGATTTGGCTAAGTCACTGGAAGTTGGAGAATCAACTGGAGGGTAACAATAAGGTGACTGTCTCAGTATTTATGGAACCTTGGCTTCAGGTGAAGCAGTGTGGCGTCGAGCTTGTGTATGAGCAGGAGAGGAAGAGCAGCTACGACAGCTCGGATCCTTATTCATATGTCATTGGAACAGGGTTTTCAGAAGAGCAGGAGGTGATGCCAGGAACATACTTCCTCTGCCCTAGACCTGCTTCAATGGAGAATTTAGAGTTGTGTAGGTCAATTTGGTTCACAAAGCTCATTAGGGACTCTGAAGAAACAG ATAAGGAAGGGGAACAAGAAGATCATCACAACAAGTGCTGTAGCAGAAGCTGCAAGATTCTCATTATGGCATTAtttgtccttttttttctGGTCACTTTCATTCTCTCCCAGTCCTCCCATGGAGAATTGTGA
- the LOC126788962 gene encoding disease resistance protein RUN1-like isoform X2: MAVVRRESCECRYDVFLSFRGEDTRKTFTDHLHTALVNAGLSTFRDEDELERGEHIRVDLHKAIQQSRTSVIVFSKDYASSRWCLDELIMILERRNKTCGGRDHRHVVLPVFYDVDPSDLRKQTGSLAKAFSRHQKMEASSKVDRWREALREVADLSGMVLQNQADRHEAKFIKKIVKVVADKLSRTPLSVSPNLVGILSRFERIDIWLQDESIDVGILVIYGIGGIGKTTIAKLVYNLNFEKFDGSSFLENIRQFSEQPNGLVWMQTKLLLDIGKKAQIHSVSEGISKIEKVLRSKRVLLVIDDVDDLEQLEALLMMHDKFCRGSRIIITTRHARLLHVDRAIEVYKLETLDFNDALKLFSWHAFGRHHPKEGYMELSERLVHHSGGLPLALKVFGSSLSRQSIDVWESALQKLEVIPNGEIMKKLKISYDSLQDRHDKDLFLHIACFFVGKDRDYIVGILDGCEFYTVVGIQNLIDRCLVTIDGDNKVQMHQMIRDMGRGIVLLESNEPGERSRLCHPTHSFKVLAERNGTKKVEGLVLDMHKHPAFTLSRDSDEVVLLETKGFVGMHNLKMLQLSHVKLTGSYEELPPGLRWLCWSKCTLASIPSGFSLDNLVVLEMHYSGLRKVGRGSKYLPSLKVLDLSCSGRLTEITDFAAFPILERLILKDCASLVGVHQSIEKLERLVYLNLEGCKTIQKLPENISMLNSLETLIISGCSNLHEFPVKLRMLKSLKVLQTNDIPISLLVTTEARSCPKATINMFWASLPSTLVDLSLVDCNLSDNVFPRALANLSSLKSLNLSRNPMHSLPSCIRDLTRLDQLSFSNCKKLKSLIGLPRVGELMVNNCTSLEKISSQSLSDLPQSLGFCGNEGLVEIEPWYKLEPLEKVDEEMINLLALTDLDPKEEITLHTIDEQKVDSGTMYPLQGLYEFGIFHTFLPGDQVPGYYSHKSNGTSISFTIPLHPDRRIRGLNVFSVYENSDDVSQLIYTGVNLPNPIITKVINKSKGLKWIFGPTFYGIPDNGKDMIWLSHWKLENQLEGNNKVTVSVFMEPWLQVKQCGVELVYEQERKSSYDSSDPYSYVIGTGFSEEQEVMPGTYFLCPRPASMENLELCRSIWFTKLIRDSEETDKEGEQEDHHNKCCSRSCKILIMALFVLFFLVTFILSQSSHGEL, from the exons ATGGCTGTAGTTAGACGTGAAAGCTGTGAATGCAGATACGATGTGTTCTTGAGTTTCCGAGGCGAAGACACTCGGAAGACCTTTACCGATCATCTCCACACGGCGTTGGTCAACGCCGGACTCAGCACCTTCAGAGATGAAGATGAGCTTGAGAGAGGTGAACATATTAGGGTGGACCTGCACAAAGCCATTCAGCAATCAAGAACTTCTGTAATTGTGTTCTCAAAAGACTACGCGTCGTCCAGATGGTGCCTTGACGAGCTTATCATGATCCTTGAACGCAGGAACAAGACCTGCGGCGGCCGAGACCACCGCCATGTCGTTTTGCCCGTGTTCTATGATGTTGATCCCTCCGATCTGAGGAAGCAGACGGGAAGTCTTGCAAAAGCATTTTCCAGGCACCAGAAGATGGAAGCGTCAAGCAAGGTCGACCGATGGAGAGAAGCACTGCGAGAGGTTGCAGATCTATCCGGAATGGTGTTACAGAATCAAGCTGATAG GCACGAGGCAAAGTTCATCAAAAAAATTGTTAAAGTTGTTGCTGACAAGTTAAGCCGGACGCCCTTAAGTGTTTCTCCTAATCTGGTTGGGATTCTTTCTCGATTCGAAAGAATTGACATATGGTTACAAGATGAATCAATTGATGTTGGCATACTTGTAATTTACGGAATTGGTGGGATAGGGAAGACAACCATTGCAAAATTAGtttacaatttaaattttgaGAAGTTTGATGGGAGCAGTTTTCTTGAGAATATCAGGCAATTCTCGGAGCAACCTAATGGCTTAGTTTGGATGCAAACAAAACTTCTTCTTGATATTGGGAAGAAGGCGCAAATACACAGTGTTAGTGAGGGCATTTCAAAGATTGAAAAAGTCTTGCGCTCTAAAAGAGTTCTTCttgttattgatgatgtggatGATCTGGAGCAACTAGAAGCACTGCTTATGATGCATGATAAGTTTTGTCGCGGAAGTAGAATCATCATAACAACTAGGCATGCAAGGTTGTTGCATGTTGATCGAGCTATTGAGGTCTATAAGCTTGAAACTTTGGATTTCAACGACGCATTGAAGCTGTTCAGTTGGCATGCTTTCGGACGACACCATCCTAAAGAAGGTTACATGGAACTTTCAGAAAGGCTAGTACACCACAGCGGAGGTCTTCCATTAGCTCTTAAAGTTTTTGGTTCTTCTCTATCAAGGCAGAGCATAGACGTATGGGAAAGTGCATTACAGAAACTGGAAGTAATTCCAAATGGTGAAATCATgaagaaactcaaaataagTTATGACTCTTTACAAGACAGACATGACAAAGATTTGTTCCTCCATATTGCTTGTTTCTTTGTTGGTAAGGACAGAGATTACATTGTTGGAATACTAGATGGATGCGAATTCTACACAGTGGTGGGCATTCAGAATCTTATTGATAGGTGTTTGGTAACCATTGATGGAGATAACAAGGTGCAGATGCATCAAATGATTCGTGACATGGGAAGAGGAATTGTTCTTCTAGAGTCAAATGAACCCGGAGAACGTAGCAGATTATGTCATCCTACACATTCTTTCAAAGTATTGGCAGAAAGAAAT GGAACAAAAAAGGTTGAAGGTCTTGTCTTGGATATGCATAAGCACCCTGCATTCACTCTTTCACGAGATTCAGATGAGGTAGTACTCTTGGAAACCAAAGGATTTGTAGGGATGCACAATCTAAAAATGCTCCAGCTTAGTCATGTAAAACTCACTGGAAGCTACGAGGAACTCCCACCGGGGCTAAGATGGTTGTGTTGGTCTAAATGCACTTTGGCCTCTATACCGAGTGGCTTTTCTTTGGATAACTTGGTTGTTCTTGAAATGCACTATAGCGGTTTGAGAAAAGTCGGGAGGGGAAGCAAG TATCTTCCATCATTGAAGGTCCTTGATCTCAGCTGTTCCGGTCGACTTACTGAAATAACTGACTTCGCGGCATTCCCTATTCTGGAGAGACTGATTCTTAAAGATTGTGCCAGCTTAGTTGGTGTTCATCAATCCATTGAAAAGCTAGAGAGACTAGTTTACTTGAATCTAGAGGGTTGCAAAACTATTCAGAAGCTTCCGGAAAACATTTCTATGCTGAACTCCCTGGAAACACTGATTATCTCTGGGTGCTCAAATCTTCATGAGTTTCCGGTAAAGCTAAGGATGCTTAAATCTCTAAAAGTGCTCCAAACAAATGATATTCCAATAAGTTTATTGGTCACTACTGAGGCCAGATCATGCCCAAAAGCAACCATAAATATGTTTTGGGCTTCTTTACCCTCTACATTAGTAGATTTAAGTCTTGTAGATTGCAATCTTTCTGATAATGTTTTTCCTAGGGCTTTGGCTAACCTATCCTCCCTGAAAAGCTTAAACCTAAGCCGAAATCCAATGCATAGCCTGCCGAGTTGCATCAGAGATCTCACCAGGCTCGATCAACTCTCTTTCTCCAACTGTAAGAAGCTCAAATCACTCATAGGGCTACCAAGAGTAGGAGAACTGATGGTGAACAACTGCACATCATTGGAAAAAATTTCATCTCAGTCATTGTCAGACCTGCCTCAGTCACTAGGTTTTTGTGGAAATGAAGGCCTAGTTGAGATTGAGCCTTGGTATAAGTTAGAACCCCTTGAAAAAGTTGACGAGGAGATGATCAACCTTTTAGCCTTAACTGACTTGGATCCCAAGGAAGAGATAACGTTGCACACCATAGATGAGCAGAAAGTTGATTCTGGAACAATGTATCCCCTccag GGACTCTATGAATTTGGGATATTCCACACCTTTCTTCCTGGAGACCAGGTTCCAGGATACTACAGCCATAAAAGTAATGGGACGTCAATATCTTTTACTATACCATTACATCCTGATCGAAGGATCCGAGGATTGAATGTCTTCTCTGTCTATGAAAATTCAGATGATGTTTCTCAACTCATCTATACGGGTGTTAACTTACCTAATCCAATCATAACTAAAGTCATTAATAAGAGCAAGGGTCTGAAGTGGATCTTTGGCCCAACATTCTACGGTATTCCAGATAATGGAAAAGATATGATTTGGCTAAGTCACTGGAAGTTGGAGAATCAACTGGAGGGTAACAATAAGGTGACTGTCTCAGTATTTATGGAACCTTGGCTTCAGGTGAAGCAGTGTGGCGTCGAGCTTGTGTATGAGCAGGAGAGGAAGAGCAGCTACGACAGCTCGGATCCTTATTCATATGTCATTGGAACAGGGTTTTCAGAAGAGCAGGAGGTGATGCCAGGAACATACTTCCTCTGCCCTAGACCTGCTTCAATGGAGAATTTAGAGTTGTGTAGGTCAATTTGGTTCACAAAGCTCATTAGGGACTCTGAAGAAACAG ATAAGGAAGGGGAACAAGAAGATCATCACAACAAGTGCTGTAGCAGAAGCTGCAAGATTCTCATTATGGCATTAtttgtccttttttttctGGTCACTTTCATTCTCTCCCAGTCCTCCCATGGAGAATTGTGA
- the LOC126787125 gene encoding uncharacterized protein LOC126787125 yields the protein MAADYEPPSFSLGFDFGFDSELQTAPPPESPVEAKVDEEIEPQIEPPKRGLKRGLPEKRELPTTPFWSIEDDIEDFSSPEETVQDVHRSTQYQTSCSSSKVSLRGNGVLTSQSSYHGIGKKKNHISDVPASVSLEASRKEFVFPKLTTSPLRRFQLIDSDSDDPSVSHSVSRINYKLDSSSKKQHSNPGHSASTSGTNKNASTSMPEDVDFWKSFSPIKKFNIPTPTLDEACQEYFQSAKDRTSHTNKNFHKTTSSGQDVEQFWNVADPLPPAHHYFFHSDPQIRNLVCSRLQNFFPLGAVNVSGNQQNGASVIDYMGQFSTGEASKQTVNQRQNMSKISNVEDVLHGSNSWVNPKGKATQKGSVKKSTNKGRNKSKKRIQENVQSSGEWRTPESGQASRQSGGRWYTSGGRKVYVSKSGQNLSGPTAWNLYSKESGKGPAKARKGKARK from the exons ATGGCCGCCGACTACGAAcctccttctttctctctcggATTCGATTTCGGGTTCGATTCGGAGCTCCAAACAGCCCCTCCGCCCGAGTCCCCGGTTGAAGCTAAAGTAGACGAAGAGATCGAGCCGCAGATCGAGCCGCCGAAGCGTGGGCTGAAGCGTGGGCTGCCGGAGAAGCGGGAGCTCCCGACGACGCCGTTTTGGAGCATTGAAGATGACATCGAAGACTTCTCTTCTCCCGAGGAGACTGTTCAAG ATGTGCATCGGTCAACACAATACCAAACATCCTGTAGTAGTTCTAAAGTCTCATTACGTGGAAATGGGGTTTTAACATCTCAGTCATCCTACCATGGCattggaaagaaaaagaatcacATTTCAGATGTCCCAGCTTCTGTGAGTTTGGAGGCAAGCCGCAAAGAATTTGTTTTTCCAAAGTTGACTACCAGTCCGCTTCGTAGGTTTCAGTTAATTGATTCTGATTCTGATGATCCTTCTGTTAGTCATAGTGTCAGTAGGATTAATTATAAGCTTGATTCATCTTCAAAGAAGCAACACAGTAACCCAGGCCATTCTGCATCTACTAGTGGAACAAACAAAAACGCATCTACAAGTATGCCTGAAGATGTTGATTTCTGGAAAAGCTTTAGTCCGATCAAGAAGTTCAATATTCCAACACCTACTTTAGATGAGGCATGTCAAGAATACTTCCAATCTGCAAAGGATAGAACTAGTCACACAAACAAGAATTTTCATAAAACGACATCTAGTGGCCAAGATGTTGAACAATTCTGGAATGTGGCTGATCCCCTTCCACCTGCCCACCATTACTTTTTCCACAGTGATCCACAGATTCGAAATTTAGTCTGCAGTCGGTTGCAAAACTTTTTCCCCTTGGGTGCTGTTAATGTCAGTGGAAATCAACAAAATGGTGCATCAGTTATTGATTACAT GGGTCAATTTAGCACTGGAGAAGCTTCAAAACAGACAGTGAATCAGAGACAAAATATGTCAAAGATATCAAATGTTGAAGATGTCTTGCATGGTTCTAATAGCTGGGTGAACCCAAAAGGTAAAGCAACACAGAAAGGTAGTGTCAAGAAGAGTACAAATAAGGGGAGAAATAAGTCCAAAAAACGGATTCAAGAAAATGTACAATCTTCGGGTGAATGGCGCACACCTGAAAGTGGCCAAGCTAGTCGACAATCAGGTGGTCGTTGGTATACATCTGGTGGAAGGAAG GTTTATGTCAGTAAATCTGGGCAGAATTTATCAGGTCCAACAGCCTGGAATCTGTATTCAAAG GAAAGTGGCAAAGGGCCTGCGAAGGCCAGAAAAGGGAAAGccagaaaataa